A single window of Silurus meridionalis isolate SWU-2019-XX chromosome 11, ASM1480568v1, whole genome shotgun sequence DNA harbors:
- the LOC124393331 gene encoding putative protocadherin beta-18 yields the protein MDFKTLSVPWSSLLIALLSFIFIAVNGDLSYTVPEETKAQYVIGNPAKDLGIDAAELKSRKARVETEDSSKRYVDINLNTGKLVVAETIDREKLCDSRMNCILNYELVLENPLELHRISLNIQDINDNAPMFIKKRISFEIRESADKGQRFRLDEAHDYDIGQNGVKDYSLEKNDNFVLSVKENKNGRKYAELVLDKELDREQQKNIDLILTAVDGGIPQRSGTAVIHITVLDANDNIPVFTQSVYKVVLAENALIGTEVVTVSAEDADEGANGAVTYEFSHIAHKAAQLFTIHEFSGQINVAGDIDYEEEKYYEIGIQAKDGSGLASTASVIIDITDVNDNAPKIVLKSLNTPLPENVIVGTEVAIINVQDKDSGDNRQIRCAVQGNVPFQLNPSIKNYFSLATTSILDREMEEYYNITIIASDGGSPPLSSYMIIHITLSDINDNPPVFEQQSYTANVIENNKPGTSVTSVSATDPDWRQNGTVLYSLVPSEINSFPVSSYLFINSDTGVIHAVRSFDYEKFRDFKVQIVARDNGSPPLSTNVTVSVFISDENDNAPQILYPASEGKSLMTEMVPKSALSGSLLSKVISVDADSGQNAWLSYQIMKSTDPGLFTIGLHSGEIRAQRDITESDSMKQNLVILVKDNGQPPLSATCSVYLLISDNLAEVPDLKDITYEENNSKLTFYLIIALVSVSTFFLTFIILILAVRFCHRRKPRLLFDGAVAIPSAYLPPNYAEVEGAGTLRSSYNYDTYLTTGSRTSDFKFITSYNDTTLTAGGTLQKVQNETLAANLITLNTGEGDED from the coding sequence ATGGATTTCAAGACGCTTTCAGTACCGTGGTCTTCTTTACTCATAGCACTCCTTTCCTTCATTTTTATTGCCGTCAATGGAGACTTGAGCTACACAGTACCAGAGGAAACGAAGGCACAGTATGTGATTGGAAATCCGGCAAAGGATCTCGGAATAGATGCTGCAGAATTAAAATCACGGAAGGCCCGAGTTGAAACGGAGGATAGCAGTAAGCGGTATGTTGATATTAATCTTAATACCGGAAAATTGGTCGTTGCAGAGACAATAGACCGGGAAAAGCTCTGTGACTCGAGAATGAATTGCATCCTGAATTATGAGCTCGTCTTAGAAAATCCGCTCGAGCTACATCGCATTTCTCTAAACATTCAGGATATCAATGACAACGCGCCAATGTTTATTAAGAAGAGAATTAGCTTTGAAATCCGTGAGTCCGCTGATAAAGGGCAGCGCTTCCGTTTGGATGAAGCTCACGACTATGACATCGGACAAAACGGAGTGAAAGACTATTCGCTAGAAAAGAACGAcaattttgttttgtctgtgaaagaaaataaaaacggaCGGAAATACGCAGAACTTGTGCTGGATAAAGAGCTGGATCGCGAACAGCAGAAAAATATCGACTTAATTCTTACCGCAGTGGATGGCGGGATTCCTCAGAGATCAGGGACTGCTGTTATACACATCACTGTGCTTGATGCTAATGATAATATTCCAGTGTTCACACAGTCTGTATATAAAGTGGTTTTAGCTGAAAACGCACTGATAGGAACAGAAGTCGTTACTGTGAGCGCAGAAGATGCAGATGAAGGAGCAAATGGCGCAGTGACGTATGAATTCAGTCACATTGCTCATAAAGCAGCACAATTATTTACTATTCACGAATTTAGTGGACAAATTAATGTGGCTGGAGATATCGACTATGAGGAggaaaaatattatgaaattgGAATCCAGGCTAAAGATGGATCTGGTTTAGCATCGACTGCGAGTGTGATTATTGATATTACTGATGTCAATGACAATGCTCCTAAAATTGTTCTTAAATCTCTAAATACTCCTCTACCTGAAAATGTTATTGTAGGCACTGAGGTGGCTATTATAAATGTTCAGGATAAAGATTCAGGAGATAATCGACAGATCCGTTGTGCAGTCCAGGGAAATGTTCCTTTTCAATTAAATCCATCgatcaaaaattatttttcactgGCAACTACAAGCATACTCGATCGAGAGATGGAAGAATATTATAACATAACAATCATTGCTAGTGATGGAGGCTCTCCGCCTTTATCCTCATACATGATCATCCATATAACTTTATCAGATATCAATGACAATCCTCCTGTTTTTGAACAGCAATCCTACACTGCAAATGTAATTGAAAATAACAAACCAGGAACCTCTGTTACTTCTGTTTCTGCAACAGACCCAGACTGGAGGCAGAatggtacagtactgtattctCTGGTGCCCAGTGAGATAAACAGTTTTCCTGTGTCctcatatttgtttattaactcAGATACTGGAGTGATCCATGCTGTAAGGTCATTTGACTATGAAAAGTTTAGAGACTTCAAAGTCCAGATTGTAGCCAGAGACAATGGTTCTCCTCCACTCAGCACCAATGTAACTGTGAGTGTGTTCATATCAGATGAGAATGATAATGCTCCACAGATATTATACCCTGCTTCAGAAGGAAAGTCTTTAATGACTGAGATGGTTCCAAAATCTGCCCTCTCTGGATCTCTGCTCTCCAAAGTTATTTCTGTGGATGCAGACTCTGGACAGAATGCATGGTTGTCATATCAGATCATGAAGTCTACTGATCCAGGACTTTTCACTATTGGTCTCCATAGTGGAGAAATCAGGGCTCAGAGGGACATTACTGAATCTGACAGCATGAAGCAGAATCTTGTTATCTTGGTGAAAGATAATGGACAACCACCTCTCTCTGCTACGtgttctgtatatttacttatttctgaTAATCTTGCTGAAGTCCCAGACCTTAAAGACATAACTTATGAGGAGAACAATTCCAAATTGACTTTTTATTTGATAATCGCACTGGTTTCTGTCTCCACCTTTTTCTTGACTTTCATTATTCTGATCCTGGCTGTGAGGTTTTGCCACAGGAGAAAACCCAGACTGTTGTTTGATGGAGCAGTGGCTATTCCCAGTGCATATCTCCCTCCCAACTATGCAGAAGTGGAGGGAGCTGGAACTCTCCGCAGTTCTTACAATTATGACACGTATCTAACTACAGGATCACGCACTAGTGACTTCAAGTTCATCACATCTTACAATGACACCACACTTACTGCTGGAGGAACTCTGCAGAAGGTTCAAAATGAGACTTTAGCTGCAAATTTAATTACCCTTAACACAGGAGAGGGAGACGAG